The Dyadobacter sandarakinus DNA window TTCTACATCATTTCTTTTGAAGGGATAAGTTTCAAGCCAGTTTTGCCAGAAAGTCTCAGCATGATAGTCCGTGCTTTTTACCCAGTGAATGAAAAAATCATCCTGTGCAAACTCTTCCGGCTGAAAACTTACATAATCTTTCATCTGTATATCAGAGGTATTCCACCCTTCTGAAATACAGAGAAATCAAAATGATTTTACTACCAGAAAAATTGAATATTTATTTTAAAATTTATGAATAAAAACAAAACAATGCCGGTGTAGACGAGGTGCTTTCTGAGTTTTGTCAATGCATTTTGGAGCGTGTTGGCAACGGTTTGTTCTTTGATGTCAAGCAGGGAGGCGATTTCCCTGATCTTTAAATCGGAATAGTATTTGAGTGAAATAATTTCTCTTTCTCTGCCGGATAAGAAAATGAGCGAATGCAATATCCGGCTGTTTCTATCTGTTTCTGATTCCCTGGACAGCCACTCACTTTCGGGAGATGGTTCAAAATCCGGCGAATACGCTATATCAGAAACATCAATATGAGAAATTTGCTTTTGTGTGATGTGTTTTATCACAGCCCTCCGCATGGAACGGTATAAATAAAACTTCACCTGTACCTGAACAGCCAGATTTTTTCGGTATGACCATATATCTACAAAAATATCCTGAACTGCATCACCCACTACATCCTTGTCTTTTGCAATTCCATACCCATACTTTAATAACTCTGCACTGTATACGTCGAATAGTTCTCCCAAGGCATCTTTATCGTCATGGATGATTTTTGTCCATAGATCCT harbors:
- a CDS encoding RNA polymerase sigma factor, with the protein product MQGYDYAENRRALDQDLWTKIIHDDKDALGELFDVYSAELLKYGYGIAKDKDVVGDAVQDIFVDIWSYRKNLAVQVQVKFYLYRSMRRAVIKHITQKQISHIDVSDIAYSPDFEPSPESEWLSRESETDRNSRILHSLIFLSGREREIISLKYYSDLKIREIASLLDIKEQTVANTLQNALTKLRKHLVYTGIVLFLFINFKINIQFFW